From a single Cydia amplana chromosome 10, ilCydAmpl1.1, whole genome shotgun sequence genomic region:
- the LOC134651614 gene encoding catalase-like: MKTDAEFQDSIGILTDSRGIPVELRDTNTINTDLLSNRFYLDSIVHFDRERIPERVVHAKGAGAFGYFEVTHNVSKYTKADVFNEIGKKTPLLARFSSLIQNLGGSDLARETRGFAVKMYTKEGNLDLLGANIPVFFFRDALLFPSFVHSFKRNPRTNLIDNNMRWDFLSLRPESIHAFLWLLSDYGIPNGYRHMNGYPTHTYVLNNKHGENYYVRFNFSTEQGIEHLSSEDAKEIQGRDLDYFRRDLYNSIENKKYPAWTLQMDVMTRDDIKHASFNPFDVTRQWPKWSYHSVPIGRMVLNKNPENFFKSIEQVAFDPFSTVPGIPGPQDQLFRGRHLFYRDTANYRLGINHDKIDVNCPKYAKTYVRDGVAPVNENMDDAPNYFPNSYNGPMPYIDKDRSSERLLEYESSAADFQPAAKFYNHYVADEGHRQRLAKNAAETLATVTPPVLKRVLKLLTLIDIDLGKRVTMALPEARFENAKHR, from the coding sequence GACTCCATCGGTATACTGACCGACAGCAGAGGAATACCAGTAGAACTGCGAGACACCAACACAATCAACACAGACCTTCTCTCTAACAGGTTTTACCTTGACAGCATCGTTCACTTTGACAGGGAGCGAATACCAGAACGAGTAGTCCATGCAAAGGGTGCTGGTGCTTTCGGCTACTTTGAAGTTACCCACAATGTCTCTAAATATACTAAAGCAGATGTATTCAACGAGATTGGAAAGAAGACTCCACTTCTCGCGAGATTTTCTTCCCTAATTCAAAATCTCGGAGGCTCAGACCTCGCCAGAGAAACGAGGGGTTTCGCTGTAAAAATGTACACTAAAGAAGGAAACTTAGATCTGCTTGGAGCGAATATTCCAGTGTTCTTTTTCAGAGATGCTCTCCTATTTCCTTCTTTTGTCCATAGTTTTAAGAGAAACCCTCGAACAAATCTTATTGACAACAATATGCGCTGGGATTTCCTTTCGCTTAGGCCAGAATCAATACATGCCTTTTTGTGGCTTCTGTCTGATTACGGAATACCAAACGGATACCGACATATGAACGGCTACCCAACACATACTTACGTTCTCAATAACAAGCACGGCGAAaattattatgttagatttaacTTCAGCACAGAACAAGGGATTGAACATTTGTCCAGTGAAGATGCAAAGGAAATACAAGGGCGTGATCTTGACTATTTTAGAAGAGATCTTTACAATTCCATTGAAAATAAGAAGTATCCAGCGTGGACATTACAAATGGATGTAATGACAAGGGACGATATAAAACATGCCAGTTTCAATCCGTTCGACGTCACACGACAATGGCCAAAATGGAGCTATCACTCAGTTCCTATAGGTCGGATGGTGTTGAATAAGAACCCAGAAAACTTCTTCAAATCAATAGAGCAGGTGGCATTCGATCCTTTCAGTACAGTCCCTGGAATTCCTGGGCCTCAAGACCAACTGTTCAGAGGCCGCCATTTATTTTATCGTGACACAGCCAACTATAGATTAGGGATTAACCACGATAAAATAGACGTGAACTGTCCTAAATATGCTAAAACATACGTAAGAGATGGTGTAGCACCGGTTAATGAGAATATGGATGACGCTCCAAACTATTTTCCTAATTCGTACAACGGTCCAATGCCTTACATTGACAAAGATAGATCAAGTGAAAGGTTACTTGAGTACGAGAGCAGTGCTGCTGATTTTCAACCAGCTGCAAAATTCTACAATCATTACGTGGCAGACGAAGGACACAGGCAACGCTTAGCGAAGAATGCAGCAGAGACATTAGCGACAGTGACCCCTCCAGTACTGAAACGAGTATTGAAGCTGTTAACGCTAATCGATATTGACTTAGGAAAACGAGTGACTATGGCTTTGCCTGAAGCGAGATTTGAGAATGCAaaacataggtaa